The window TTTAGAATCTCTTGAGCGAACAAAGTGTGACTCCTAAATTATTGAAGATTCTCACTTATTTTTTGGGGGATTCATATTATTTGAAAacttttcattttataaaaatcaaattgtgtACAAGATACAAACTATCacgttatttaaattttttaaataaagtgcCAATTTATACAACTTTGAATATGTAAAAGATCCATTTTCATATCTTAtacttatatttaaaaaatgaaaaatgccAAGGCTACTTCAAATCttactaaaaagaaaatgtagttAATGAATATTGAAattactctttttatttatttatttatttttgtaattggggacacatttataagttttaaatgttcaaatttgtaatatttctaACAAAACTCTCATAAATTACACGTGATATTGTGCCACTTTGATAAAATGACAATGACAGGTGGCCCTAGAGATAgtcacaagaaagaaagaaaaccataAGAACAAGAATGTGAATTGCTATTCACCAAGGCTGCAAGACTGCCCACTTTGAAGGGGATAAGGAGATGCCAAAGTTGTTATTGACTCTATTAACATTTTAGACTTACACCTTGGCTTGGATTTTCATTtggttgtaaattgtaatagaTATTGGAGCTCTTCTTTGCAAGTTTATTGTTGTATCATTTTCCTTTAGCCTCGTATCCTTTAATGGATTAGATCATAATTTCTTATTGAGGACCTTAATCTATCAACTCTATCTTTTCTTGGACTCTTGTAGATGCTAACGGGCATGttaccttatttttatttatttatatatgaaataaaaatcCTACTCTAGCCTAGTATATATGTCAATACATGTATGAACTCTGgctttgttaataaaaatatcattatttacccaaaaaaaaaaaaaaaaaaaaaaaagataagataaAAAGAGATGGTGAACCAAAGGAGAATCCAAAGCTGggcttattttgttttttcctagTGAACAAAATGGGCCAAGTCCTGAGGTAAATGGGCTTGGATGGTTCATAACGTGGCCCCTTGGTTAGCTACTGCCACTGCCACTGCCATTGGATACAAACTACAACACAGCATTTCCATGGTAAAGGCTAAAAGCAGCTCCATTCTGCCAACTGGGAATTGTGTACTTCAACACTCACTGTAACCTTGAGAGTTGAAAgataaaggaagaagaggaaaggTTAAggttctcttcttttatttctattttgaatTGCAACAGACATTGGTCTTTTGTCTTGGAAAAAACTTTCTGGGTTCTTTTTCATTGTGTTTCAGTTAAGGTTTTTGTTcttgcttattttatttatttatttcttgtgTTCCCTTTTGGTTGGTGGGAGAATGGTGGTAAAGTAGAAggaaaaatgtgagaaactgGTGGGACATGATATATATCATGTTAACTTAGCTCATTCTGTGATTATGATGTATCATAAAGTATGTGATGGAGCTATATATgctatttcatgaatgaaaatGTGTACTTGATTATTATATCTTTagaaagttatatttttttttgggggtcattttttgttgttgttgttgttctggTATTTTGCTTGAATGGGTTGAGGATTGTTGTTATGGGTATGTAAACAGAGACTTTGAATTGTGTGACCgatcaataatatatatttttttgatgggacTGATCTATAAAATTAGTTTATGATATTGTTTCACATACAATGTTCGTGAAAATGCCTATCTAAAACAAGTATTGTATTATGAACCAGTGTTTATTCAGTTTTCTGTTTCAGTGGCCTCATAGGTCAAATCTGCTAATccataattgaaattttattttgctaaTTTCCTCATAAAACATAGTTACTCTTGTATAGTTTAGCATGGAAAAAGTAGCTAGAATTAATGGTTTTGACTGAATGCTTCTCATATCAACTTAGAGCATTCAGCTTTTGGTTTTAATCTCTGGGTACTGATCACCATACGAAAACATGAGTTGAGGTTAACTGAATGATACAAATATTGGCagtggatatatatatacacacacacacaggaaGCCTTTGTTGTGGGTTTGCTGAGAGGCAACTTTAggtggttttattttaaattttgtgttaaatttCTTACAGCCTAGTGGGGTGGAATATTTTTGTAGCTTTCAAAAGTTTGCAATAATGCATTTGTTTTGGTAATGTCTCTGTTAGGGTGATTCTTATTGTAATCATTTTATAATTATCTGTCATGATAGAGGTTTTACAAAGATGATTCTTATTGTACACATGGAAACAATGATGATGTTTCCCTTAGGCTGCCCATGAACAatgatgtttttgttggtaaataTTGCCTTAAGAACCTCTTCCAACTCTTGCTAGTGATAATTTTCCACATTGTAAGTTATACATTTTCCTCATTGTTGATGTCAATTTCATCTATCGCTTTGATTGCAGTTTCAATACTTGGCTGATTTGGAATCACTAAATTTGGGATCATTTGGAGTTGGTTACTGAATTTGAGGATATTTAGAGGATGCTAGACATGAACGAAAATAGAGTGAAGGCTCTTCTAGAACAGCGAGATGctgaacaaaaaattattagtagTAAAGACTATACTGGTGCCAGGTTTAACTTACTCAAGGCACAACGGCTTTTTCCAGCAGTTGATAACATTAGCTCAATGATGACTGTCTGTGACATGCTATCTGCTTCCAATATTACGGTTCCTGGTTATGGAATTGATTACTACTGGGTTCTTCAGTTTAAACCTTATTCTACAATGGATGCTGTTAAATCTCGTTGCCAATGGCTCCTCACATTGCTGCAACCTATCAAGAAAACATTTCCTGGCACTGAATTGGCTCTGAAACTTGTAGCAGATGCATTCTCCATTCTATCTGACCATGAGAAACGTTCTGCATATGATTTGACAAGAAAAGCTTTTTGGGGGGATAATCAATCTTTTAATAAAAGAGAATTATCCTGTCAAAATATTGCAAGTACGGAAGCAATGAGCAATGCTCAAAACTCTTCTGTGTGTCAGAGTGGTTTTTCAAGCCAAAGTTTGGGTGGCAGCTGTAGAAAAACTATGATATTTTCAGAAGACATTGGAACTTTGGGattcaaacttcaaaattcTCTTGATGTTGAGCAGCAACATGATAGAATTATTTGTCAACAATCATCCAGTAAGGTTTCTGAGGATTTGAATTCTAGAGGGAACATTAGAGGGGACACAGATTTGTCTATAGACGATATAAATTTGTCAACATCACAGCCCATCAGTTTGGAGGagaatttttcttgtttttcaaaacCTTTGGCACAGAAAAGGCCTTGTCAGGACTACTATACCTTTGAGAATGACAGAAAACCTGAGCATTTCAAGGTAGGTCAGATCTGGGGTGCTCAATATAGAGCAAATCTACCCCATAGTTTTCGGTATGCTCGAGTTGCTTGCAAATTAGCACGATCAGTTCTTGTTACATGGTTAAAGCCAATCCCTATTAGTGTTGGTGAGAGAAGATGGTGTGATGCTGGCTTACCTGTTGCTTGCGGGTCATTTGATTTGAATCCAGAGATGAATGATGGAGAGAGCTGGCCAGTGGTCTCATCCTACAAATGCTCATGGATTCGTGGCGTCACGGATGAACAATTTGATATTTACCCCAAAAGAGGTGAGATTTGGGCACTGTATAAAGCTTGGAACCTTCATGAATGGGCCCATGATCTTAGTTTTGTAAAAGGATGTAAATTTGAGTTAGTTGAAATTCTctcagatttttcaaaatatttaggtGCAGATGGTGCATGTTTGGTGAAAGTAGATGGTTTCAGAAGCATCTTTGAGAGACAAAAAATTGGAGGGAGTCCTGTCACTTTCCATATCTCCCCGGATAATCTGTATATATTCTCTCATAATATCCCGGCATATAGGTTTAAGGGTGGAGAAATTGATAAAGTTGTTGATGGGATGTTTGAGCTTGATCAGTTGGCCTTGCCTGATAGTATGTTTCAGGAGATTATTGACTCCCAAAAGGCACCAAAGAATGGGATTGCTAGTAGTTTTCCTATTTCTATTCCATTGGGAGGACTTCCTTCCCCAAAATCATCTCCACAAGACAAACTTTTGAAGCCTAGTTGGTCATTAAATGATTTTGCCACAGGTCAGGTATGGGCTGTGAACAGTGGAAAAGATTTTTTGCCACGGCAGTACACCAGAATAGATGATATAATTTCTGAGAGCCAAGTATGTGTGACTTTCCTAGAACCTCTACCCATTCTTGACCATGAGATTGACTGGAAGAAAGAAAACCTACCCATAGTTTGTGGGAAATTTAAGGTTAGTGGAGCTAGTGTCAACCTTGAAATGTCACAGTTCTCCTATAATGTTAACTGCCAAAAAAGTACTGTTGAGCCAATCTACGAAATTTACCCGCTAAAAGGTGAGATTTGGGCCATGTACAAGAACTGGAATAGCAAATGGAAGCGTTCTGATTATGAAAATTACCAATGTCAGGTTGTCGAAATTCTGTCAGACTTACACAAAAGGGATGAGATAACAATTGCCAAGCTGGAAGAGGTGAAGGGTTGCCTAACTTTCTTCTATAGGCTACAAATTGATGGGTTTGATGTCACTCATCCAGTTTCCCAATCAAAGATGCTTGGTTTCTCTCACCGAATTCTTGCTTTTAGAGTTCCTGGAATTGGGAAATATGACATTCCAGAAAGCTCTTGGCACTTGGAACCAAATGCTTTACCTCCCAAACGAAGAATATGATATCAAGATAAACCTCATGGTGTTGCACCATATAATACTGAACATGATTTCTAAACATGCGTGCATTCTCTACCTCTTGTGTTCAGTTCAGTGTAGTCTCTGTTGATAAAGGATTAAACTAGAAACAGTGTCACTCATTAAAGAATGTGGTacgtatttttattttgaaaaaggtTATTCTAGGTGGGCAGATTTCCCTGTGATGTATAGAACTATGAATTCTAAACCAACACAAATGTCAGGACAACATGAATGCCAAAGAGATGTGTTTCAAGGCTTTGCTTATGCATTCAACCTATGAATAATTCTTAATTTCTATTACAACCAAATCCCAGATGAAACTT of the Quercus robur chromosome 10, dhQueRobu3.1, whole genome shotgun sequence genome contains:
- the LOC126702218 gene encoding uncharacterized protein LOC126702218, whose amino-acid sequence is MFELDQLALPDSMFQEIIDSQKAPKNGIASSFPISIPLGGLPSPKSSPQDKLLKPSWSLNDFATGQVWAVNSGKDFLPRQYTRIDDIISESQVCVTFLEPLPILDHEIDWKKENLPIVCGKFKVSGASVNLEMSQFSYNVNCQKSTVEPIYEIYPLKGEIWAMYKNWNSKWKRSDYENYQCQVVEILSDLHERDEITIARLEEVKGCLTFFHRLQIDGFDVTHPVSQSKMLGFSHRILAFRVPGIGKYDIPESSWHLEPNALPPKRRI